The genomic interval TGAAAATCCGGGCTACATGGGTAAAATAGGCATGCTGTTGGAAGGCATACTTGGGTGTGGACATAGGGTATAGGTTTAGGTTAGGTTGAAAAGGCAATCTTTTGGCGAATTCCAGCCAAAGCTATATTTAGCTAATATAGATGGGATCGAAGAAAAACAAAAAAAATACAACCTCAAAGCCTGTATACAAAAATTGAAATATTATATTAGAATCAGTCAAAAAAACACAATAATAATTGGTATTATTGTTTATTATCAAAATTAAATAAACTGTTTATTTATACAGCAAGAGGATGCCGGAAGATAGTATCTCACTTCTCAGCAAAGAAATATTGCCTTGTACACTTTTAGTCTACTTGTATAATAAGGTTGTAAGCAGGCTTTGTATGTACTTTTATGGAACAGAATTTCAGCAGGCTTTAAATTTTTAACCATAAACACTTTTTACTTATGTCCGACCTTATATATCCTCATTCAAAAACAGAATTAGAACATCACCTCAGCGAAACCATTATCCGGAATCATACCACCAGATTTGATATAACACATCAGCGTCTGGGGCAATGCTCTCTGGCCATTGATAAATATCAGGATTTCTCCCTTATGCTGACTAAGTATCAGACGATGGATCTCTCCATACAGGTGCCGCTTAAGCGTGAAGAAAATACTTTAGTTATGGGCTTTTTATTGAAAGGTACCTATCATTTATCCTGTACTTGTCAGACGACCATGAAACCGGGAAGCCGGATGTTTAATTTGTTTCCCACTTTCAAAACGACGATGCAAATACCCAGTGAAACAGCCATAGAAGATTTGATTTTTAAAGTTCAGCCATCGATGCTGCACGGTATGCTTACCTCTAGTGATGATCCTATGAGCGATTATTTATATAAATATACTGTAAAGAAAGGCAGGCTACATCCTTTTAGAACCACCTTTGTGATGGACGCTGAACTCTGGCAGATGGTACAGGCCATCAAGAACTGCCCATACCAGGGAAAAATGAAGCAATTGTACATTGATTCGCAGATTAAACTGATGCTGCTTCACCAGTTAGCCTTTACTTACAAACTGCACAAAAGCCGTCTGGAGCCTGCCGATCCTAAACTCACCAAAGCTGATATAGAGAAATTACATGAGCTTCGCCTGTTTCTGGAAACCCATTTTCTGGAAATCCACACCCTGGAAAGCCTGTCCAGACAATATGGACTCAATCTGTTTAAGCTCAAATATGGGTTTAAGAAATTATTTAATACGTCTGTAATCAAATGGCTTGACGATAA from Rhodocytophaga rosea carries:
- a CDS encoding helix-turn-helix domain-containing protein: MSDLIYPHSKTELEHHLSETIIRNHTTRFDITHQRLGQCSLAIDKYQDFSLMLTKYQTMDLSIQVPLKREENTLVMGFLLKGTYHLSCTCQTTMKPGSRMFNLFPTFKTTMQIPSETAIEDLIFKVQPSMLHGMLTSSDDPMSDYLYKYTVKKGRLHPFRTTFVMDAELWQMVQAIKNCPYQGKMKQLYIDSQIKLMLLHQLAFTYKLHKSRLEPADPKLTKADIEKLHELRLFLETHFLEIHTLESLSRQYGLNLFKLKYGFKKLFNTSVIKWLDDKKLQYAYQALQQENAYVVEIAEALGYNHYNNFSAAFKRKFGFSPQQLSNKYMMAG